In Monodelphis domestica isolate mMonDom1 chromosome 4, mMonDom1.pri, whole genome shotgun sequence, one DNA window encodes the following:
- the ACTL8 gene encoding actin-like protein 8, translating to MLLMESSSVVIDIGSAWCKAGLAIENYPTLAVPSVVGYQFYEEEVKVYSPNILKACPPKIRKVVGLEKMRELKEMPNQFAIDRGRVLNWDAMEDIWYYSFDYLGIKTKNHPVLITEFPRNDENYRQKTLEIMMETFNVPSLHIGNQAELSLFGSGLLSGIVLDCGADLTHIAPIMGGRMIPECTLIHEIGGIDINIYLYDSIFSDTMTRYCLIKREAMDDLKEKLCYVNNFPDEKECPSDLASNRRRIYVLPDGNVLFLSEKLCTIPNIFFDPSEFGGNGIKLGVEVLKSAMACHNKTKAYIFSNVVLSGGSTLFPGFTERLSWELNAMKPLMYSTEVVSWPNRIYLPWVGGAILSRLSTFTSRCITREEYFETQSALIA from the exons ATGCTCCTGATGGAATCATCTTCTGTGGTCATTGACATTGGCAGTGCTTGGTGCAAAGCTGGTTTGGCTATTGAAAACTATCCTACTCTTGCAGTCCCCTCAGTTGTTGGGTATCAGTTCTATGAGGAAGAAGTTAAAGTGTATTCTCCTAACATACTGAAAGCCTGTCCCCCCAAGATAAGGAAAGTTGTAGGCTTGGAAAAAATGCGTGAGCTCAAAGAAATGCCTAATCAATTTGCTATTGACCGAGGCCGAGTCCTAAACTGGGATGCCATGGAGGATATTTGGTACTATTCTTTTGATTACCTTGGGATCAAAACCAAGAACCATCCAGTGCTGATCACAGAATTTCCAAGGAATGACGAGAATTACCGGCAGAAGACTTTGGAG ATCATGATGGAGACCTTCAATGTTCCATCTTTGCACATTGGCAACCAGGCAGAACTTTCCTTGTTTGGCTCTGGCCTCTTGTCCGGGATAGTATTAGACTGTGGGGCTGACCTCACTCACATCGCACCCATCATGGGAGGTCGGATGATTCCTGAATGCACACTAATTCATGAAATTGGTGGGATAGAcatcaacatatatttatatgattcTATCTTCTCTGACACTATGACACGATATTGCTTGATCAAGAGGGAGGCAATGGATGACCTCAAGGAGAAGTTATGCTACGTGAACAACTTCCCTGATGAAAAGGAATGTCCCAGTGATTTGGCCTCTAACCGAAGGAGGATCTATGTCCTTCCTGATGGGAATGTTCTCTTTCTTAGTGAAAAACTTTGTACCATCCCTAATATCTTTTTTGATCCCTCTGAATTTGGTGGGAATGGAATAAAATTAGGCGTTGAGGTTCTCAAATCAGCCATGGCATGCCATAACAAAACCAAAGCCTACATATTTTCTAATGTTGTTCTCTCTGGGGGCAGCACCCTCTTTCCTGGCTTCACAGAACGCCTTAGCTGGGAGTTAAATGCCATGAAACCTCTTATGTACTCAACTGAGGTTGTGTCCTGGCCAAATCGGATATACCTCCCCTGGGTGGGGGGTGCCATATTGTCTCGTCTGTCTACCTTCACTTCCCGATGTATAACCAGAGAAGAATACTTTGAGACCCAATCAGCATTAATTGCTTAA